A region of Anguilla rostrata isolate EN2019 chromosome 10, ASM1855537v3, whole genome shotgun sequence DNA encodes the following proteins:
- the anapc7 gene encoding anaphase-promoting complex subunit 7 — protein MNVIDHVRDMAAAGLHSNVRIISSLLLTMSNNNPELFSPSQKYQLLVYHADALFHDKEYRNAGCKYRMALQQKKVLSKTSKVRPSTGGTASSLQSQSLPSEIEVKYKIAECYTILKLDRDAIAVLDGIPSRQRTPKINMMLANLYRKAGQERSAVTSYKEVLRQCPLALDAIIGLLSLSVKGAEVASMTMDVIQSIPNLDWLSVWIKAYAFIHAGDNHRAINTICSLEKKSLLRDNVDLLVSLADLYFRAGDTKNSILKFEQAQMLDPYLIKGMDVYGYLMAREGHLEDVEVLGGRLFNISDQHAEPWVISGCHSFYSKRYSRALYLGAKAIQLNSNSVQALLLKGAALRNMGRVQEAIIHFREAMRLAPCRLDCYEGLIDCYLASNGIREAMGMANNIYKTLGANAQTLTILATVCLEDPMTQEKAKTLLDKALAQRPDYIKAVVKKAELLSREQKYEEGIALLRHALANQSDCVLHRMLGDFLVAVNDYQEAMDQYSIALSLDPNDQKSLEGMQKMEKEESPTEATVEEDGDDMEGSGEDGDLEGSDSEAAQWADQEQWFGMQ, from the exons ATGAATGTCATAGACCATGTTCGGGATATGGCGGCTGCAGGACTTCATTCGAACGTGCGGATAATAAGCAGCCTGTTACTGACAATGAGCAATAACAACCC AGAACTGTTCTCCCCGTCTCAGAAGTACCAGCTACTGGTGTACCATGCAGACGCACTGTTTCACGACAAGGAGTACAGAAACGCAGGGTGCAAGTATAGGATGGCTCTGCAGCAGAAGAAGGTACTGAGTAAAACCTCCAAAGTGCGTCCTTCTACGGGGGGCACTGCGTCCTCGCTGCAGTCACAG AGCCTTCCTTCCGAGATCGAAGTGAAGTACAAGATTGCCGAATGCTATACTATTCTGAAGCTGGACAGGGACGCCATCGCTGTGCTGGATGGGATCCCCTCCCGCCAGAGAACCCCCAAG ATCAACATGATGCTGGCTAACCTGTACAGAAAGGCGGGTCAGGAGCGGTCTGCGGTGACCAGCTACAAAGAAGTCCTGAGGCAGTGCCCCCTGGCACTCGACGCCATAATTG gccttctctctctgtcggtGAAAGGAGCTGAAGTGGCGTCAATGACCATGGACGTGATTCAGAGCATTCCCAATCTGGACTGGCTCTCTGTGTGGATAAAGGCCTACGCTTTCATCCATGCTGGGGACAACCACAGAGCCATCAACACCATCTG CTCACTGGAGAAGAAGTCTCTGCTGCGGGACAATGTGGATCTGCTGGTGAGCCTAGCAGACCTGTACTTCAGGGCAGGGGACACCAAGAACTCCATCCTAAAATTTGAGCAGGCCCAGATGCTGGATCCCTATCTGATCAAAG GCATGGACGTGTACGGCTACCTGATGGCTCGCGAGGGGCACCTGGAGGACGTGGAGGTCCTGGGGGGGCGACTGTTCAACATCTCCGACCAGCACGCGGAGCCCTGGGTCATCTCCGG CTGCCACAGCTTCTACAGCAAGCGCTACTCTCGCGCCCTCTACCTGGGCGCCAAGGCCATCCAGCTGAACAGCAACAGCGTTCAGGCGCTCCTCCTGAAGGGGGCAGCGCTGCGCAACATGGGCCGTGTGCAGGAGGCCATCATCCACTTCCGGGAGGCCATGCGCCTCGCCCCCTGCCGCCTCGACTGCTACGAAG GGCTGATCGACTGCTACCTGGCCTCCAACGGGATCCGGGAGGCGATGGGGATGGCCAACAACATCTACAAGACGCTGGGCGCCAACGCCCAGACCCTGACCATCCTGGCCACGGTGTGCCTGGAGGACCCCATGACCCAGGAGAAGGCCAAGACCCTGCTGGACAAGGCGCTGGCGCAGAGGCCCGACTACATCAAGGCCGTGGTGAAGAAGGCCGAGCTGCTGA GCCGAGAACAGAAATATGAGGAGGGAATTGCTTTGCTGCGACAcgctctggccaatcagagcgacTGTGTGCTGCACAGGATGCTGGGAGATTTTCTGGTGGCTGTCAATGACTATCAAGAGGCAATGGACCAATACAGCATCGCACTCAG CCTGGACCCCAACGACCAGAAGTCCCTGGAGGGCATGCAGaagatggagaaggaggagagccCGACGGAGGCCACGGTGGAGGAGGACGGCGACGACATGGAGGGCAGCGGGGAGGACGGGGACCTGGAGGGGAGCGACAGCGAGGCGGCGCAGTGGGCCGACCAGGAGCAGTGGTTCGGCATGCAgtga